Genomic DNA from Roseburia intestinalis L1-82:
AGGACCTGATGCTCCCATTCAAAGAGGGTAGTTTTAAAATGGCAGAAAAAACCGGATGTCTGATCGTACCTATGGCAATTTCCGGCTCCGCCGATATTTTAGAAGCACATTTTCCAAAGGTAAAACCGGTACATGTCATCGTAGAATACGGCAAACCAATCGACCCGAAATCTTTAGACAAAGATACACGCAAAAAACTCGGTTCGCACTGTCAGGGTGTGATCGCTGAAATGCTCGAGAAAAATAATCCGCAGATTTAAGATCTGGAACAAAGCGTCGCTTGCGACTCTTTCGCGCTCGAGCGGTGCTGTTTACAGCTAACTTCTACTCCGCGAGATGCGCATCCCGCCCGGAGGGCTTTTTAATTCATAGGACGTAATTTCCTATGAATTTAAAAAAATCCCCGGATCACCAATTCCGTGATCCGGGGATTTTCTTTTTTATTCATTTATAAGCTGTCATAGCTTCGTATTTTCACTACATTTTCTTACTTTGTAAGCTGTCCTACGACCTCCGGGAATCCCATAAAGTGGGATGCCTTTACCAGAACCGTGTCACCGCTTTTTACATAAGGCAGTAATTCTTCCATCAGTTCATCTTTTGTTTTGAAATAATGAACCTCCGTCTCCTTACTGCATTTTCCTACTGCCTGTGCCAGATTCTCTGATAATGCACCGGCTGCAAACAAAGCATCTATTCCTTTTCCTTCGAAATGTTCTCCGACCATGGCATGCAGTTCCTGCTCATTTTCGCCAAGTTCTCCCATATCTCCAAGCACTGCGATTTTTCTTCCAGGTGCCGCTGCGAGCACGTCGATGGACGCCTTCATGGAAACAGGGTTTGCGTTGTAACAGTCATCGATGATCGTCATCCCGCCTTTGTGGATCAGATTACTTCTTCCTCCGATCGTTTTTACCGACTCAATCCCGCGTTTCATTTCATCCACACTAAGTCCAAGCTTTCCTGCAACGCAGACTGCGGCTAAAGCATTGTATACATTATGCTCTCCTGCAATCGGGATCGTCACTGCAAAGCTCTCTGCACCAATATGTATCACCGCTTTTGTTCCATCTAATCCTACCGGTTCCACATCTGTTGCATATACTTCCTTTTCGGCAAGATATTTTTCACCCTGCTCTGTCTTTGCAAGCTTTGCTTCTTTTCCGATACCATAAAATACCACCGGTTTTCCGTTCACCATCTTTTTCTCACAGAGCTTATCATCATCTCCATTTAACACGGCAGTTCCTTCCGGTGTCAGGTGCTCAAAACTCTCCGTTTTTGCCTTTAAAATTCCATCTCTGGTCAGCAGGTTTTCCAGATGGCACAATCCGATATTTGTGATCACACAGATATCCGGATATGCCATTTCAGCCAGACGGTGCATCTCACCGAATTCTGAAATTCCCATCTCAAGCACTGCCACTTCATGCTGCTCCCTGATCTTAAAAATCGTAAGTGGAAGACCGATCTCGTTATTGAAATTGCCCTCTGTCTTTAACACATTATACTTCTGTGAAAGAACCGACGCGATCATCTCCTTTGTGCTGGTTTTTCCAACACTTCCGGTAATTCCGACGACCTTAATATCAAGACTTCTGCGGTAGTATGCCGCAAGTTTTTTCATTGCACCAAGTGTAGATTCCACCCTGATATAAGGGCCCGCCGGTTCTGACAGTTCCTGTTCGGATAATACGGCAAGTGCACCTTTTTCAAACACCTGTGGAATGAACTGATGACCATCCACCTTTTCTCCCTTTACCGCAATAAAAAGATATCCTGACTCTACCTGTCTGCTGTCGATCACAGCTCCCGCAATTTCTTTCTTTTTGTCGGCCTCACTGCCATAATATACTCCACCGCATACTTCCGTAATACGCTCCAGTGTCATGTTTTTCATGATCTACCTCATTTCCCGGGATTCGTTTTGCTTTTACTTTTACAAAAATATCTTATTATTTCTCATATTTATCCAGGGAAATCTGGATCAGTTTCTCACACAATTCGTTAAAGTTCACACCGACAACC
This window encodes:
- a CDS encoding UDP-N-acetylmuramoyl-tripeptide--D-alanyl-D-alanine ligase, encoding MKNMTLERITEVCGGVYYGSEADKKKEIAGAVIDSRQVESGYLFIAVKGEKVDGHQFIPQVFEKGALAVLSEQELSEPAGPYIRVESTLGAMKKLAAYYRRSLDIKVVGITGSVGKTSTKEMIASVLSQKYNVLKTEGNFNNEIGLPLTIFKIREQHEVAVLEMGISEFGEMHRLAEMAYPDICVITNIGLCHLENLLTRDGILKAKTESFEHLTPEGTAVLNGDDDKLCEKKMVNGKPVVFYGIGKEAKLAKTEQGEKYLAEKEVYATDVEPVGLDGTKAVIHIGAESFAVTIPIAGEHNVYNALAAVCVAGKLGLSVDEMKRGIESVKTIGGRSNLIHKGGMTIIDDCYNANPVSMKASIDVLAAAPGRKIAVLGDMGELGENEQELHAMVGEHFEGKGIDALFAAGALSENLAQAVGKCSKETEVHYFKTKDELMEELLPYVKSGDTVLVKASHFMGFPEVVGQLTK